GGCAGGATGAGCGCGGCGCCTATGATGAGCAGGATGCAGGCCTCCAGCGTCCCGCCCACCATGCCGCCCAGGGCCTTGCCGAAGAACAAAGTGCTGCGCGAGATGGGAGCCACCAGGACCTCCTTGAGGAAGTCCAGGCGCTTGTCCCAGATGATGTAGAGGCCGTAAGTGATGGAGGTGAAGAGGATGACCATGCACAGGATACCCGGAAAGATGAACTGCTGGTAGTTGTAGCCCGGGACCGGGCTGTGCCCCGCCAGGCCCCGCCCCACCACGAAGAGGAAGAGCAGCGGCGAGACCATGATGGCGATGATGCGCTCCTTCTCCCGGAGGTAGACCTTGATCTCGCGCAGGAACAGGGCGTAGACGGCGTTGAGGTCGGCGAGCAGGGGGCTCATCGGGTATTGCGCGAGACCGCGATCCGCTGGAAGATGGTGTCCTGCCCCCCCTCCTCGTCGCGCATCTGCCGCCCGGTGAACTTGAGGAAGACGTCGTCGAGCGTGACCCGCCGCACCTGCACTTCCTCGATGACCGGGCAGCGTTCGAGCAGGGCCTGCAGGTGGCGCGGCGCCTCGGCCACGGTGAGCCGCAAAAACCCGTCCTCCCGGACCGCCTCCTTGACGAAGTCCAGCCCGGCGAAGTCCTCGGGACGGACGTCGCCTTTGAGCCGGACCACGTCGCCGCCGACCTTGCGCTTGAGCTCGTCGGGAGTGCCGAGCTCCCGGATGCGGCCCCGGTCGATGATGGCGACGCGCTCGGCGAGGTTGTCCGCCTCTTCCATGTAGTGGGTGGTGAGGATGATGGTGGTGCCGGCGCGCCGGCGCAGCTCGCGGACGTAACCCCAGACGGCTTGGCGGCTGGCCGGGTCGAGCCCCAGCGTGGGCTCGTCCAAGAACAGGATGCGCGGCTCGTGGATGAGGCCGCGGGCGATCTCCAGGCGCCGGCGCATGCCGCCCGAATAAGTGCGCACGCGGTCGTCGCCGCGCTCGCTCAAGCCCACGGTGGCGAGCATCTTCTCGATGCGGCCGCCGATCTCGCGCCGGGGCACGCCGTAGAGCATGGAGTGGAGCTGGAGGTTCTCGCGGCCGCTCAAAAGGTCGTCGACGCTGGGCTCCTGGAACACGATGCCGATGTTCTGGCGCACCGCCAGGCCCTCGCGGACGATGTCGTGCCCGGCCACGCGCGCCGTGCCCGAGGTGGGCTTGACCAAGGTGCAGAGCATGCTGATGAAGGTGGTCTTGCCCGCGCCGTTGGGGCCGAGCAGGGCGAAGACCTCTCCCTCGGGGATGGCCAGGTCGATGCCGTCGACCGCGACGAGGTCTGCGAACCGCTTGGTCAGGCCTGCGGTCTCTATGGCGAAGGCGCTGCTCATGAAGTCATTCTACGATTTTCACTAAATGTTATAATAGTCGCGCGCTCTTTCATCCCGTGAACGAGGAGTCCCGCCGTGGGTAGACGAAGGCAGGCCCGAGAAATAGCCCTCCAGGCCCTCTATCTCGTCGACGTCGCCCATACCCAGCCCTCGGAAGCCTTCGCCATCGTCAACCGGCACGCCGGCCAGTCAGAGGCGCAGACCCTCGACTTCGCCCGCAGCCTGCTCGAAGGCGCGGTGGCCAAGCTCGCGGAGATCGACGCCCACATCTCCGCGACCGCGGAGAACTGGCCCATCAAGCGCATGGCCGCGGTGGACCGCAACGTGCTGCGCCTGGCCGCTTTCGAGCTGGCCTACGAGCGCGACACGCCGGTGGGCGTGGTCATCGACGAGGCCATCGAGATCGTGCGCAAGTACTCCACCGAGGACGCCACCAAGTTCATCAACGGGATCCTCGACAAGCTCAAAGCCCTCCGCCCCGCCTCAGATGCTCCCCCAAAAGACCCGAGCTGAGATCGACCGCCTTCGCGCCGAGATCCGGGAGCACGACCGGCGCTACTACATCGAGGACAGCCCGGTCATCTCAGACACGGAATATGACCGGCTCATGCGGCGGCTCCGGTCGCTCGAAGTCCAGCATCCGGAAGCGGTCACACCGGACTCTCCCACCCAGAGGGTCGGCGGCGCGGCGGTCTCGGACTTCAAGCCCGCGCGCCACGCCGCGGCCATGCTCTCTTTGGACAACGTCTACGCCGAAGAGGAGCTGCGCGAGTGGCACGCGCGGCTCCTGAAGAACCTGCCGCCGGGAGAGAGGCCGGTCTTCATCATCGAGCCCAAGATCGACGGGCTCTCCTGCGCCCTGACCTACGAGGACGGCAAGCTGACGCGGGCGGCCACGCGCGGCGACGGGGAGACGGGCGAGGACGTGACCCTCAACGCCCGCGCCATCCATTCCATCCCGCTGAGCCTGGGAGCGGCGGCCCCCCAGAAGCTGGAGGTCCGCGGCGAGGTCTACATCAGCTTCGCCGATTTCGCTAAAGTCAACGCGGCTGAGGAGCGGGCCGGGCGGGAGGCATTCGTCAACCCGCGCAACTGCGCCGCAGGATCCCTCCGGCAGAAGAACCCCGCGGTCACGGCGCAGCGCCGCCTGCGCTTCTTGGCCCATTCTTTCGGCGTGTGGGAAGGCGGCGCCCCGGTGTCGAGCGAATCGGGATTCCTGCGGGCCTGCGCGGCGTTCGGCTTGCAGCCGGTGGAGCACGACAGAGCCGAGTCTCTGGAAGAGGCCATCCGTTTCTACCACGACTTCAAGCAGAAGAGGCTGCCCGTTCTGGCTTTCGCGGTGGACGGCATCGTGGTGAAGGTGGATTCCTATGCGCAACAGAGACGGCTGGGGTTCACGGCCAAGAGTCCGCGCTGGGCCGTGGCTTTCAAGTATCCGGCCCAGCAGGCGTCGACGATCGTCGAGAAAGTGGATTTCTCGGTGGGCCGCACGGGGACGATCACGCCCGTGGCCAAGGTCAAGCCGGTGTTCTGCGCGGGGGTGACCATCAGTTCCGTGACCTTGCACAATTTCCAGGAGATCGAGCGGCTCGGCCTGATGGTAGGCGATCATGTCCTCATCGAGCGGGCCGGGGAAGTCATCCCCAAGGTGGTCAAGGTGGACCGGGACCGACGTCCCGACGATGCCAAGCCCATCCAGCCGCCCAAGAGCTGTCCGGCCTGCGGCGGCAAGGTGGTCAAGGAAGATGAGTTCGTGGCGTACCGCTGCGACAATCCTTCCTGCCCGGCCCAGCTCAAGCGGCTCCTGCTGCACTTCGCCTCTCGGCCGGCCTTGGACATGCAGGGCCTGGGCGAGGCCGTGGTGGATCAGCTCGTGGACACCGGCCGGGTCAAGGATGTGGCGGGACTCTATGATCTGAAGAAGGAAGACCTCCTCAAGCTCGAGCTTTTCGCCGAAAAGCGGGCGGAGAACCTTCTCGCCCAGATCGCGGAGTCGAAGGACCGGCCCTTGGAGCGGCTGGTCTTCGGGCTGGGCATCCGGCAGGTCGGGGAGAAGACGGCCGAGACCTTGGGCCAGCTCTACGACCTGGAGGGCTTGGCCGCAGCCTCGGGAGAGGATCTGACCAGGATCCCGGAGGTGGGTCCGATCGTGGCCGCCTCCATCCAAGGCTTCTTCCATTCCCCGCAGACCAAGGCCCTGCTGGCCCGGCTCAAGGCCGCGGGGCTGAACTTCAAGCGCTCCGAGAAGAAGGCGACGGGAGCCAAGT
The DNA window shown above is from Elusimicrobiota bacterium and carries:
- the ligA gene encoding NAD-dependent DNA ligase LigA, with the protein product MLPQKTRAEIDRLRAEIREHDRRYYIEDSPVISDTEYDRLMRRLRSLEVQHPEAVTPDSPTQRVGGAAVSDFKPARHAAAMLSLDNVYAEEELREWHARLLKNLPPGERPVFIIEPKIDGLSCALTYEDGKLTRAATRGDGETGEDVTLNARAIHSIPLSLGAAAPQKLEVRGEVYISFADFAKVNAAEERAGREAFVNPRNCAAGSLRQKNPAVTAQRRLRFLAHSFGVWEGGAPVSSESGFLRACAAFGLQPVEHDRAESLEEAIRFYHDFKQKRLPVLAFAVDGIVVKVDSYAQQRRLGFTAKSPRWAVAFKYPAQQASTIVEKVDFSVGRTGTITPVAKVKPVFCAGVTISSVTLHNFQEIERLGLMVGDHVLIERAGEVIPKVVKVDRDRRPDDAKPIQPPKSCPACGGKVVKEDEFVAYRCDNPSCPAQLKRLLLHFASRPALDMQGLGEAVVDQLVDTGRVKDVAGLYDLKKEDLLKLELFAEKRAENLLAQIAESKDRPLERLVFGLGIRQVGEKTAETLGQLYDLEGLAAASGEDLTRIPEVGPIVAASIQGFFHSPQTKALLARLKAAGLNFKRSEKKATGAKFAGQTFVFTGELETMTREEAEEKVKALGGKASGSVSAKTAYVVAGADAGSKLRKAKGLGVRVLSEKDFLELI
- a CDS encoding ATP-binding cassette domain-containing protein, which gives rise to MSSAFAIETAGLTKRFADLVAVDGIDLAIPEGEVFALLGPNGAGKTTFISMLCTLVKPTSGTARVAGHDIVREGLAVRQNIGIVFQEPSVDDLLSGRENLQLHSMLYGVPRREIGGRIEKMLATVGLSERGDDRVRTYSGGMRRRLEIARGLIHEPRILFLDEPTLGLDPASRQAVWGYVRELRRRAGTTIILTTHYMEEADNLAERVAIIDRGRIRELGTPDELKRKVGGDVVRLKGDVRPEDFAGLDFVKEAVREDGFLRLTVAEAPRHLQALLERCPVIEEVQVRRVTLDDVFLKFTGRQMRDEEGGQDTIFQRIAVSRNTR
- the nusB gene encoding transcription antitermination factor NusB, with translation MGRRRQAREIALQALYLVDVAHTQPSEAFAIVNRHAGQSEAQTLDFARSLLEGAVAKLAEIDAHISATAENWPIKRMAAVDRNVLRLAAFELAYERDTPVGVVIDEAIEIVRKYSTEDATKFINGILDKLKALRPASDAPPKDPS
- a CDS encoding ABC transporter permease translates to MSPLLADLNAVYALFLREIKVYLREKERIIAIMVSPLLFLFVVGRGLAGHSPVPGYNYQQFIFPGILCMVILFTSITYGLYIIWDKRLDFLKEVLVAPISRSTLFFGKALGGMVGGTLEACILLIIGAALILPLGPLKIAGAVALAALFSFLLVNVGLGIGARMNSMEGFGLVMSFLTWPMFFFGGALFDLTQSGPALRLAAYCDPFTYCVDLMRWVLLGWSVLPPGLDLAAVLFFCAATAAWGIVSFGGLQQTR